DNA from Scheffersomyces stipitis CBS 6054 chromosome 1, whole genome shotgun sequence:
GTCACAACTAAACCTACAATTGGTTTCAATGTTGAAACGTTGAAGTATAAGAACTTAACTTTGAACATATGGGATTTGGGTGGACAAACCTCTATAAGACCGTACTGGAGATGTTACTATTCCAACACAGCAGCTGTTATATTCGTGGTAGACTCCACAGACAAAGATCGTATTGACATTGCCACTAAGGAATTGCacttgatgttgaaggaagaggagCTTCAAAACGCTGCCTTGCTTGTATTTGCAAACAAACAGGATCAGCCTGGTGCAATGACGGCTGCTGAGGTATCACAGGCTCTCAGTTTGACTGATCTTAAGGATAGGAGTTGGAGTATAGTAGCTTCCAGTGCCATCCGAGGTGAAGGTTTGACCGAAGGTTTGGACTGGTTGATGGACGTCATTAAAGATGAACAGTTGTAAGCATGTTAGCGTTATAGATATGGTAAGGGCAAACTCCGAATACTGATCTTGTTGCAAACTCAGTATCTCCAttacaagttgaagttcgTTACATTGTCATGGTGATATTCATCTACACATCCATTGCACTACTTATAAATAATTAGCCTGTCTATACGATACCATGCAATAGAAAAACATGTAATAGAAATGATTTATTAGTTGATTTCTGTAGATCCATGGCATGCTCGTACATACTCATGTTCATCTACTTTTCTTTGCGAATTTCTAGCCTGTCTATATCGTTCCGTGCAAAGTAGATTATTTAGACTCGTTTGCTGCTTCACGTTCGTGGACTCTTTCAAGAATGGTTTTGATCATTTCGTTACCTATAACATTAGCCTCAGAAAACTTGGACAGGAAAAATTTCTGCGTCTTTTCAAACTCTCGCTTGTACAACTCGAAGTTTCCAAAGGAGATAATACTGGCCCAGTTTCTGGCGGCGATAGTGAATTCCAAGTCGTCTTGTCTGAAGGATTCGTCATGAACAGCATCTTCTATACATTCCTCTAGCAATCCAGGGGCGCAAAATAAGTACTCTGTGACTCCCAAGAAGATTCTAAACAAAGGTGTGGAGCAGATTATATGGTCGTAAGGCACTATTCCCAAAGTGAACCACGAGTCTACAATGGCTAGCAACGAAAGATGTGAATTGGGCTGCTTCCCACCAGGTGGATTTTTACTCAACGAGAATTTCTGCAAAATGTAGTCGTCCAAGAGTAGATCGTGGTCGTTGATGTGGCCAAACACAAATTCCTTGGCCTTGAGCATTCTTTCTCTGAGCTCGTCCTTTTTTTTCTGGATCATAAGAGTGAACAAAGATGTCGTGGAACTCGAGTACTGCAACACTTGTTCATGAGCAGAAGGGTTTGTGATGGCTAAACCAGCATAGACGTGCCATTTGTTAGAGAATATCCGCAAAGATATGTTCATTTTGGCATTCTCCAACCCTCCGATCCATCGAGGTGTAACCCACGGATATTGGTTGATGTTCATCCAAGCTACACCCATCGATAAGAATGCAGCATGAGTCACAGCTTGAGTATCTGCTGTAATTTTGTCGTGTTCTTTGGCTGAAAGATATACGATTTTTGAGTTCAAACATGAAACCAAACATTCTACGAATCTAAAGCTTTCGTCATCTCCACGATGATTTATAAGTACCAAAGGCTGCCCAGTAGTAGAAACTTTAGGACCATGTAATGAGTGGACTGAGATGATTTTCACATCTTTCGGCAAAATGTCTTCAAATGCAGCAATTTCAGGCTCTTTACATGAGGTCTGTCCCCCCACAATGGCTCCGAACTTAGTGGACGGCCCGTAGATCGAAATAATTTTCCGGATGTTCTCGGCTTCTACAGAATAGATGATATAATCCGAGATACGTGAAACGAAATGTCCATTACGAagaattttgaatttgtcatCAGCAAACTTTTGTactgtttcttcatagAGATCTTCACGATCGCAACCCACGACATTCCACCCAGCTTCAGAGAATCTTTTAGCATAGAGATAGCCCATGTCTCCCAACCCAATGATCCCGATGGTCTTGGATTTTTGGAGAGCCTCTGTTTCAGCCGCTGTGTACTTCGACACGGCCGTCATTTGTAGTGCGTTGATATTTATGGTGTTTTCAGACAAAAAGAAGCATCTGAAGTGAACTATATTCTGTTTAATCTTTGTATAAGCAAAATGAGTTGAATGTCGCAAATGAAAAGGTGGAGGAAAAATGTCGCAATATTGACTCTCACTTTTCCCGATCTGATCGTATACTTTTTAGTATTGCAAATTATCACTACTTTCTTCAGCAAAACCACTCTGAACTGTATTTACACTTGGCAAATGTCCTCAAGAAAAGCTTACAGTGCTCCAGGCAAAGCCCTTCTAGCCGGAGGCTACTTGGTTTTGGATCCAGCGTACAATTCGTATGTCACGGCTCTTTCAGCCAGGATGCACGTTGTGATCGAAGTCCAGGAAAACGAGTCAGACACCGAAAAGGACGCTTCCTTAGTCAAAGTTGTGTCGCCTCAATTCGAAGGGGGCGAATGGGAATTCAGATTTAACAAGAAGGAAGGAGCACAGCAAATTGTAGAATCTAATGGGAAAAACAATCCATTTTTGCAAGCTACAGTATCTACAGTAATAGCTTATATAAATCCAACcgaaaaattcaatttacATCTCACCATATTTTCGGATCCAGGTTATCATTCTCAGGAAAACACGCGTCCTAAATACTCGATCAATGGTAAGAGAAAGTTTTTGTACCATGCTGGAGCTATCAACGAAGTTGCGAAAACTGGATTGGGCTCATCTGCTGGacttgtagttgtagtcACAACAGCTTTGTTAAACTACTTCAAGCCAGCCGAAGATGGAAATCTTAATTACAACACAATCCATAATGTTGCGCAAATTTCCCATTGTTATGcccagaagaaaatcgGTTCTGGCTTCGATGTTGCGGCTGCAGTCTATGGCTCTATCATATATAGAAGATTCCAACCTCTGTTGATCGAAAACTTGTTGCAACATCCTGTTTTCACAGACCCAAGAAATGCAGACTTACAGCAAGATTATGCTCTCAAATTGCAACAAACCGTCGATTCTAATTGGGACTTCAACCACGCTCCTTGTACTTTACCAGCTCATATTCGCTTGCTTATGGGGGACATACAAGGTGGATCAGAAACGCCCAAATTGgtttccaagatcttgaaatggaagaaagacaaaccagaagaaagtgagCCTTTATACCGCGATTTGAATAATGCCAATGAATCGTTGATTCACTCTCTTGCAGAATTGCACCAGTTCTATACGCTGGACATGAGCACCTACTTGAAAGGAATTGCATATTTGCTGGAAAACTGTGTAGACTCCCTTGATCAGTCAGGTCACCCCCAATTCCAGAAATTCTTTCACTTGACAGAAGCCATCAAAAACATCAGATCAAATTTGAGAAAATTGACTGAGCTTTCTGGTGCTGCTGTAGAGCCTAAGGAACAAACAAAGCTCTTGGATGACTGTAACTCCCTCCATGGATCTTTAGGAGGTGTAGTTCCTGGAGCTGGAGGCTACGACGCCATCTCACTCTTGGTTGTGGACGACTCTGCGTCACAATTGTGCACTGGCAGCCGTGAACTTGAAGCTTTCAAGCAAGTCACATGGTTAACTTTGCAGGAAGAACAGCGAGGTACAATTGCGGAGAATTATAAAGATTACTTAGGGTTATAGATGGGGCTACTAGAAAATCTGCAATATAAATAATCAAATCCAAAATAATTAAAACCATCTGGTCTTTGGTCTTCAACCTACTTTCGCTATCAAATATCAGCTATCTTTGGTTACTTAGATTCCCCACATATAGTCATGGTTACTTAAGCTTGAAGTATAGTGTGTAAGGCACATTCTTCGTTTCGTATGTGAATTATAGATCAATATTATTTATGCACTATATGCACGAAGTGTTCCAAATATAAATTTGTAATGCAGCGGCTGGCATCAATATTTTCATTTAGTGACTCTCTACAGCCACCTCACCTGTAGGATGCggaaatgaaaaaatttGGGGTGCGAGCCAGGAATGATTTCTAGTCATTTGATCTCTATACATAGCCAAGAATTGCTCTGCTAAATGGAATATAGTCAGCATTTGCTTATTAGACCACAATATTATTTGCATATAGCTGAGTATATATAGGCAGAAATATTTAAAGTGGATCAAGTCCTTATCCAATTTCTGTTTTGTCCTTACCCTTTTTTGCACGGGCATATTGCAATCGCAAATGAACAACTACAATAGACAAAATATTCCATATCCAGCCCCTGATTCACAGCATGTTATCGATGATTATCTGAGAAGAAATTCTCACTCtcctttctttccttctcaTGGGATTAACAGAGATAGTTCTGGAGATATACATGACCCATATGTGATGAACGTTGCAGCCGAAACATTTCTCGAAGACTCCATTCACATGTCGGCAAGAAGTTCTCATGCCTCCGACCATTTGCATTCTCAATTTCACTTAGGTGATGAGGTAGCAGATCTGAACGATTCAGTGCATAATCATCACCTCGACGACTTCGACCAAAACCTGGGAGAGTTCTGCAGAGATTCTCTGGATTCGTCAGCATACGAGGATCAACAATTGGCTCCCCAAAAATCACAAGAATATGATGATAAAAGAGTATATACTAGAAACTCACGGATGTTCATGGCTGTGAGTGTAATTTCTGGGTTATTGGTTTTGGCCCTCGAAGTCTACATGTTTGCTGTCATAAACATCCATAAAAATAACTACCAACAATTTCGGTATGTTGAgatctccatcttcttaGCATTGTTcattttcgcagccatttaCCAGATCATTTTGACATTCATTGGGCTCAGAACCAAGAATATGTTGCTCTTAACCATGTTATGCATTTTCGAAGCATGTATGTTGATCTACACCGGTATCCAATATCAGGAAGTCACCGataaaattgaattgttcttAGACGGTGGCTGGAGAAGAGCGACAAGAGCCTCCAGTATTGCTACTATATGTGTCATTGCGGTAACATTGGTGGTTCAGGTGtatcttgttttctttgttcttcGTAAGAACGTCTACTGGTTTAGATTCAAAAAAATCGGCGGTGACCTaaaaatcagaagaatGTATAGCGTGTTCCAGATTCACAGATCATTATTGATTTTcgatttgttcttcttcattggctTTACTATCCAGTTCATCGTGATTATGGTAAAGCGCCGTAATTCTGTGGAGTTCATCTTAACCATCTGTGTCTTGCCAGTTGCATTAGTGGTACTTTTACTTAGTGATATCGCGGTCACTCGTGAAGTCCTTGCATTATCCATTCTTACAACTACCTGCTTTTTCGGAGCATGCGCTTATGTGCTCTTCAAAATGATCAGATTGTATACCAAGTACACCTCAGCCTACAATATCAATATTAAAAATCCTGGGGACTACTTCCCAGGGCGTAAATCGCTTATAACCTTTGGTGCCTTGACTTTGGTACTTTTGGTTCTGACCATCGTGATAGAGATTTGGGTTATGAGAAACTACAAGCGCGGTTTATTGCCGCTGGTCAGTGTGTATTACTCGTGGTTGCCGGGCCATAATAAAGGCAGAAAAGACAGTTCCCATGAACATATGACAACCGACATGGATGAGGTCAGTGGGAAGAAGATAGGAGCAGACGAAGATTCCGGTTCACTCATGATAGACTAATTTACAGACAGAGAAGCTATTTTAATGCGTAATGAATAATTAATGTTGactttttgcaaccattcAATACAATACAATGTAGTAGTCGTAGTAATCGGGAAagatcatcttcaaaagcCAAGAAATGCCTGCCAAAACTGTCATGTCGTTTGAGCTAATACTCAAAGCAGGCACCTACTCTTTATTTTTTCTCACATGAATAAAGTCGTCCAGTCTACAGTCAACTCTAAGTCATTGCTGGTTTTGCTGGAACATAATTTGAGTCCAGTCTAGATAGCTACTCAATTTCGGAACAACTGGGTAAGCATGCAGGCTCACAGCGCTTTGCTTCCACTGCTTGCATTGTACAAAGGAGGCTCCTCGAGGAAGAACTCTACGAACTGCGTAGAAGTGGGCGCATGGGAGCTGGCGTGAATTTCAATCATGGGTACGAAGTCATTGTGACACTAGAGGCATTAGAAGTGCTGGAAGTAGGCATGAGAATTGGATGATGCGAGGACTTCTAAGAGCATGGTATTACTAGTATGCGTTTGACGGATTTCGTATTAATGGCTAGGGTTATTGCAAGTCCTCCGCGTGACATGCTCCATGCCTGCAACCAGCctttcaagattgaaagCGAATGATGGATTCAATGTGGAAAATGGTCGTAATTAGAGTTGTGTGTTGCAGCAGGCGGGAAAATAATGAGCAGAGCTAAAGCTGCAGGACGCAGATGCTTTGTAAGTGGATAATTGGTTTTTGTGTACTATGCGTTTAGACCAGCGGCGGAATGTAAGGGTGGAATGACTCTGCTACGATTGTAGTAGTGACCCAGGCAACCATGCTAGAGAAGGGATCTCGGTGGTGAAACTAGATTAGGGAGAATAGAGATCTACCATTTGGCAAGAACACTGCacaatttctacaatatcTAATGATGTAGCAGAAAGGGTTGCGATTTCGGCTAGTGCTGAGTCTACTGATACCGCTACAGCTACCTGGCCATTCTGCGACCAGCGGGCGAAGTTGAAAGAGGCATACGGCATTTGTGGGGCACTTGTGGGAAATATAAGGTATCGGAGCGGTAATGCTGAAAAATAGTTGAAATATCGAATTAGGCACGGCTTAAGTTTTTGCTTCGGCTTATGCGACTACTAAAGGTAAACAATAACCAAAAATTAAGGCCCAATTGCCTCGAGTATCGTGCTCCAGGATATGTGAGTTGGATTTCTCGACTACCCATTGACTATACCTGGTGGATCAGGCTTATTCGTTAAGTTAATCGCTCAATCAACTGATTTTCCAGATCATGCGCTTAGCCAGGATGGAAAAAGTGCCAAAACGCGGAACTCACCCTGTGCGTCCGTGTGCAGGCTGCATTGCAGGAGTTAGACTGGCCTACATCGGATGATATCCTCCCTCATTGCTTCAATAGGGGAGAGATGAGGTCTGGTGGATAATATTATTAGTGGGGGATGCCGAATTCGAATTCAGGGATAAAGTATATAAAGGCCATTGGATCCTGGGAGGTTCGTCCCAGACATTTGGTTTTGTTCTCCATCACAATCCAGATTTGATCAATTGACTACAATTAACAGAGTCTAGCCCTCCCGTATCCGGAAAAGCCTCTTCTCTGAGATCGACTCAATTGACTTGaataatatttcaaaaTATAAGAGCTTACTGCGAATCCCCCCATCCCCCAAAAAAGCCGCCTAACATACAACTATCATGGCTGAAGTCTCATTAGGAAGATATCTCTTCGAGAGATTGTACCAATTGCAAGTGCAGACCATCTTCGGTGTCCCTGGtgatttcaacttgtcgCTTTTGGACAAGATCTACGAAGTGGAAGATGCCCATGGCAAGAATTCGTTTAGATGGGCTGGTAATGCCAACGAATTGAATGCATCGTACGCTGCTGACGGTTACTCGAGAGTCAAGCGTTTAGGGTGTTTGGTCACTACCTTTGGTGTCGGTGAATTGTCTGCTTTGAATGGTATTGCCGGTTCTTATGCCGAACATGTTGGTTTGCTTCATGTCGTAGGTGTTCCATCGATTTCCTCGCAAGCTAAGCAATTGTTACTTCACCACACTTTGGGTAATGGTGATTTCACTGTTTTCCATAGAATGTCCAACAACATTTCTCAGACCACAGCCTTTATCTCCGATATCAACTCGGCTCCAGCTGAAATTGATAGATGTATCAGAGAGGCCTACGTCAAACAAAGACCAGTTTATATCGGGTTACCAGCTAACTTAGTTGATTTGAATGTTCCGGCCTCTTTGCTTGAGTCTccaatcaacttgtcgttgGAAAAGAACGACCCAGAGGCTCAAGATGAAGTCATTGACTCTGTCTTagacttgatcaaaaaGTCGCTGAACCCAATCATCTTGGTCGATGCCTGTGCCTCGAGACATGACTGTAAGGCTGAAGTTACTCAGTTGATTGAACAAACCCAATTCCCAGTATTTGTCACTCCAATGGGTAAAGGTACCGTTGATGAGGGTGGTGTAGACGGAGAATTGTTAGAAGATGATCCTCATTTGATTGCCAAGGTCGCTGCTAGGTTGTCTGCTGGCAAGAACGCTGCCTCTAGATTCGGAGGTGTTTATGTCGGAACCTTGTCGAAGCCCGAAGTCAAGGACGCTGTAGAGAGTgcagatttgattttgtctGTCGGTGCCCTTTTGTCTGATTTCAACACTGGTTCATTTTCCTACTCCTACAGAACCAAGAACATCGTCGAATTCCATTCTGATTACACTAAGATTAGACAAGCCACTTTCCCAGGTGTGCAGATGAAGGAAGCCttgcaagaattgaacaagaaagttTCATCTGCTGCTAGTCACTATGAAGTCAAGCCTGTGcccaagatcaagttggccaaTACACCAGCCACCAGAGAAGTCAAGTTAACTCAGGAATGGTTGTGGACCAGAGTGTCTTCGTGGTTCAGAGAAGGTGATATTATTATCACCGAAACCGGTACATCCTCCTTCGGTATAGTTCAATCCAGATTCCCAAACAACACCATCGGTATCTCCCAAGTATTGTGGGGTTCTATTGGTTTCTCTGTTGGTGCCACTTTGGGTGCTGCCATGGCTGCCCAAGAACTCGACCCTAACAAGAGAACCATCTTGTTTGTTGGAGATGgttctttgcaattgacCGTTCAGGAAATCTCCACCATGATCAGATGGGGTACCACACCTTACCTTTTCGTGTTGAACAATGACGGTTACACCATCGAGCGTTTGATCCACGGTGTAAATGCCTCATATAATGACATCCAACCATGGCaaaacttggaaatcttgCCTACTTTCTCGGCCAAGAACTACGACGCTGTGAGAATCTCCAACATCGGAGAAGCAGAAGATATCTTGAAAGACAAGGAATTCGGAAAGAACTCCAAGATTAGATTGATAGAAGTCATGTTACCAAGATTGGATGCACCATCTAACCTTGCCAAACAAGCTGCCATTACAGCTGCCACCAACGCCGAAGCTTAGTAAAAAGGATTAGTGttatttttttgcacccacgttatatatattaatGCACAACTATGAGAGACAATTCCGTAGTAAACGAGGACGCTTTTCTTTCAGATAAACTGCATTTTGTCTATCCGACAGATTTCGTATTTCATACGGCTTTGGCATAAATGCTCGATATGATTATTCTAGTAAATATTAGTAGGATCAGAGTGATCCACGGTAAAGGGGTTGCAAGGCTTACTAAATACGGAGAAGCCGCACAATGGAGATACGGTCATCGTACCTCCGGAACTCCACCGCGCGTCGGAACACTGTGCCAACATCCATGACAAATTCCGGATATTTAATCGGTGAACTTTTCACAAATTCATAAATTAATTTCAGGCTTTTTCatttatcttctttccttcttttgtCTTTACTTACAAGATCGATTGAAATCACAAACATACACTCACAATGGCTTCTAATCCACCAGGCGAATGCTGTAGAACTCGTAACTTCCACGAAGGTACTCCCATCGGAACTCACAAAACCATTCTCGGGCTCAACACCTACCAAGTTGGTGCTGAATACGGCAACGACAGAATCATCGTGATTCT
Protein-coding regions in this window:
- a CDS encoding predicted protein yields the protein MGQAFSFANIFGKLWGISKEIRILILGLDGAGKTTVLYRLQLGEVVTTKPTIGFNVETLKYKNLTLNIWDLGGQTSIRPYWRCYYSNTAAVIFVVDSTDKDRIDIATKELHLMLKEEELQNAALLVFANKQDQPGAMTAAEVSQALSLTDLKDRSWSIVASSAIRGEGLTEGLDWLMDVIKDEQL
- the TYR1 gene encoding prephenate dehydrogenase is translated as MTAVSKYTAAETEALQKSKTIGIIGLGDMGYLYAKRFSEAGWNVVGCDREDLYEETVQKFADDKFKILRNGHFVSRISDYIIYSVEAENIRKIISIYGPSTKFGAIVGGQTSCKEPEIAAFEDILPKDVKIISVHSLHGPKVSTTGQPLVLINHRGDDESFRFVECLVSCLNSKIVYLSAKEHDKITADTQAVTHAAFLSMGVAWMNINQYPWVTPRWIGGLENAKMNISLRIFSNKWHVYAGLAITNPSAHEQVLQYSSSTTSLFTLMIQKKKDELRERMLKAKEFVFGHINDHDLLLDDYILQKFSLSKNPPGGKQPNSHLSLLAIVDSWFTLGIVPYDHIICSTPLFRIFLGVTEYLFCAPGLLEECIEDAVHDESFRQDDLEFTIAARNWASIISFGNFELYKREFEKTQKFFSSKFSEANVIGNEMIKTILERVHEREAANESK
- the ERG8 gene encoding Phosphomevalonate kinase, producing MSSRKAYSAPGKALLAGGYLVLDPAYNSYVTALSARMHVVIEVQENESDTEKDASLVKVVSPQFEGGEWEFRFNKKEGAQQIVESNGKNNPFLQATVSTVIAYINPTEKFNLHLTIFSDPGYHSQENTRPKYSINGKRKFLYHAGAINEVAKTGLGSSAGLVVVVTTALLNYFKPAEDGNLNYNTIHNVAQISHCYAQKKIGSGFDVAAAVYGSIIYRRFQPSLIENLLQHPVFTDPRNADLQQDYALKLQQTVDSNWDFNHAPCTLPAHIRLLMGDIQGGSETPKLVSKILKWKKDKPEESEPLYRDLNNANESLIHSLAELHQFYTSDMSTYLKGIAYLSENCKFFHLTEAIKNIRSNLRKLTELSGAAVEPKEQTKLLDDCNSLHGSLGGVVPGAGGYDAISLLVVDDSASQLCTGSRELEAFKQVTWLTLQEEQRGTIAENYKDYLGL
- a CDS encoding predicted protein; this translates as DQQLAPQKSQEYDDKRVYTRNSRMFMAVSVISGLLVLALEVYMFAVINIHKNNYQQFRYVEISIFLALFIFAAIYQIILTFIGLRTKNMLLLTMLCIFEACMLIYTGIQYQEVTDKIELFLDGGWRRATRASSIATICVIAVTLVVQVYLVFFVLRKNVYWFRFKKIGGDLKIRRMYSVFQIHRSLLIFDLFFFIGFTIQFIVIMVKRRNSVEFILTICVLPVALVVLLLSDIAVTREVLALSILTTTCFFGACAYVLFKMIRLYTKYTSAYNINIKNPGDYFPGRKSLITFGALTLVLLVSTIVIEIWVMRNYKRGLLPSVSVYYSWLPGHNK
- the PDC1 gene encoding pyruvate decarboxylase (Pyruvate decarboxylase highly expressed on XO (45) less on XOL (6)); the encoded protein is MAEVSLGRYLFERLYQLQVQTIFGVPGDFNLSLLDKIYEVEDAHGKNSFRWAGNANELNASYAADGYSRVKRLGCLVTTFGVGELSALNGIAGSYAEHVGLLHVVGVPSISSQAKQLLLHHTLGNGDFTVFHRMSNNISQTTAFISDINSAPAEIDRCIREAYVKQRPVYIGLPANLVDLNVPASLLESPINLSLEKNDPEAQDEVIDSVLDLIKKSSNPIILVDACASRHDCKAEVTQLIEQTQFPVFVTPMGKGTVDEGGVDGELLEDDPHLIAKVAARLSAGKNAASRFGGVYVGTLSKPEVKDAVESADLILSVGALLSDFNTGSFSYSYRTKNIVEFHSDYTKIRQATFPGVQMKEALQELNKKVSSAASHYEVKPVPKIKLANTPATREVKLTQEWLWTRVSSWFREGDIIITETGTSSFGIVQSRFPNNTIGISQVLWGSIGFSVGATLGAAMAAQELDPNKRTILFVGDGSLQLTVQEISTMIRWGTTPYLFVLNNDGYTIERLIHGVNASYNDIQPWQNLEILPTFSAKNYDAVRISNIGEAEDILKDKEFGKNSKIRLIEVMLPRLDAPSNLAKQAAITAATNAEA